Within the Nitrosococcus wardiae genome, the region ATAGAAAACATCCCACGGGTTTATGGTTTGAGGAGTTCTCAGTGCCCTATACCCTATTTCGCAACCAGGGTTATGCCATCACGGTTGCCAGTCCCAAGGGAGGAGATGCCCCTATCGATCCGCGCAGCTTGGAAGAATACGAAGCCACTGTGGCTAATGAGGCGGCCCGTACGGCGCTTAAAGGGACCCGCAGGTTAGACTCAAGCCTGCAGACCGCTGATTTCGACGCCCTCTTCTTTTGCGGTGGTCACGGGACCATGTTTGACCTGCCGGATAACGCTGATGTGCAGCGGTGGGTGGCAGAGTTTGTGCGGGCCGATAAGGTCCTGGCGTCGGTCTGCCACGGTCCAGCTTGCTTGGTGGGTGCATCGCTGAGGGACGGCACACCAGTGGTAAAGGGACGTAGGGTAACGTCCTTTACCGACCAAGAAGAGCGGGCTGTGGCGCTCGACCGACACATGCCGTTCCTACTTGAAAGTCGGCTGCGTGAGCTGGGGGCGGAGTTTGTGCCTGCAGCGAACTGGCAGGATAACGTGGTGGTGGACGGCAACCTGATTACAGGCCAAAACCCCCAGTCCAGCGCCAGTGCAGCGCGAGCGGTGATTTGGCTACTTTCGGCATAAAGCCACCACCTTTCCATACTCAATCTCATTCAATACCTTTTATTCCAGCATTTATCTCGGTAGAGCGAAATTCAGCTTAAATTATTCTTTATTTAAGCTATTCTTTATTTAGCTGTAAGTGGTTTATACCATGTCGTTTCACTTTGGCGGTGGGGGGTGACGGTTTACGCTGACAGCACCTTCCAGAGGGGAAATTGCTGAGGAGGACAAGCTATGTCCCTACCACAAATAAGTTTAAAAAATTTATTGGTTATTTTGGTGATTGCAGCAGGCTTATGGGGATTAAGTGGCTGTGCAAGTGTACCACCACCCCGTAAGGAAATGGCAGAGGCAACGCTTATTGTGAGCGAAGCCCAAGAGACGGAAGCTCCCCAGTATGCCCCCGTAGAGCTGCGCACTGCGCGCAACAAGCTGAGTGCGGCTGAAAGTGCGATGGCGGAGGAGGATTATAAGAAAGCACGCCGCCTTGCCGAGCAAGCCCTCGTCGATGCCCAGCTTGCAGAGGCTAAATCTCAGGCAGAGATTCAGCGCCAACAGGTGGAAGAGCTACGCAAAAGCATTGAAATGCTGCGCCGTGAATTAATTGAACGGAGATGATGGGCAGGAGGTGAGAGCATGATAATCCCTTTTTCCATAGGTGGCTCGAGCAGGGCCGGTATATTCATTCTGGGTATCTGCTTAGGGTTTTTAGTCGTAGCATGTACCCCTCCTACAAAGCCAGCCGATCTGAAACGTGCCGAAGTTGCTGTTGAGCAGGTACAAACCGACCCCAGTATTACCCAGTATGCTCCGGTAAAGCTAGATGAAGCAGAGGAAGCTTTACAACGGGCACGGGTAGCCTGGGAGAAAGATAAGAGCGTAGAGGAAGTCGATCATCTTGCCTATTTGGCGCAGCAGCGCGCCGCCATTGCTGAAACGGCGGCGGCAGAAAAAGCAGCACAGGCTGAGATCAAAGATCTCGCCCAGGGGCGCCAGCAGATGCTGGTGGAAGTCCGCGAGCTTGAGGCAAAGCAGGCTAGAGAGCAAGCCGAAATGGCGGAAGGTGAGGTGCGTGAGCTTAAGCAAAGACTTGAGGAACTCAAGGCTAAAGAGACCAAGCGTGGTTATGTGGTGACCGTGGGGGATATTTTATTTGAGGTAGGCCGTGCCGAGCTGACCCCGGGCGGAATGCAAAACCTGTTTCGGCTAGTCACATTTCTCAAAGAGTTCCCCGACCGGGAGATAGTTGTCGAGGGTCATACGGATAGCACCGGTTCGGGGGTTTATAATCAGGAACTCTCACAACAGCGTGCTAATGCAGTACGTAATTTTCTTATAAATAATGGGATTGCGCCAGAGCGTATTGTGGCCCGCGGTTATGGTGAGGATTATCCTGTGGCGCCTAATGATACGACCGCAGGTCGCCAGCAAAACCGTCGTGTGGAAATTGTGATTCTCCGTGCTGGAGAGCAGGCCGACGAGTACCGCCGCCCTGGCTAAATCAACGCCTCTACTATCAGCATGGCCCGCAGAATGGAAGGCGGCTTCAAAGCGCTGCCTTCCAGGGGCTGATCAGGGAAGCCGTATAGACGTCCGGCGAAGCCATTTTAAAGCAAAGCTTTTTGTCTAGGCTGCGCCTGCTTCGGGTAGGCGCTTGAGGAGCATGTGGGTTTCGTATAACAACTGACGGCTATGGAACAGCAAGTGGAGGCGATTACCCCCCATCTGCCGCCAGAGGACAGCTGATCGAATTCCTGCTAGCAGCAGTGCGCGTACCCGTTCAATATTCTCCGGCTGTTTGAGGTGGGTCTCTTCACCCCGAATTTGGATTCTCGGAGTCAGGGTGCTGATAGTGTTGACGTAGGTGTCAGCGAGGCGTGCAATAACGTCGGGATGAGTTGGGGAAAAATCCTCCATTTGCTGCTCAATGTGTTTAATCTGCTCCGCAATCTGCGCTAGTATCTTAGGGCGTTTTCTTAGGCGTTGCTCCAAATACATGATGTTGATAAGGTAACGTAGCAATTCAGGGTCAGTACGGTAGCGCTTTCTATCAAGCTGTTGGCCTAAGAGCCGCAACCCCATAGAGAGTCCTTCGATGTTGCCATAGACATCTTCCGCAGTTTTCGGATTCATCTTAAAAACGCTGGCCAAGCTGGTGGCAATCGCATCAGTGGGGGCATTGCCATGACGTGCAATTTGTTGGACTGAGTGCAGAGCTTGGAGTATGCCAGCCAAAGCCAGTGTTCGATTATGCCAAACGTTGCTCATAATTGTATCCCCGGTGCGTCCGTGGTAGTAATTGTGCCTCCACCAAGACATTCGTTGCGCTGATAAAAAACGACGGCTTGTCCTGGAGTGACGGCGTATTGTGGTGAATCAAAGACAATTTTGATACGGTCATTGATTATTTCTGTGAGGGTGCAGGGCTGATCGGCTTGGCGGTAGCGAGTTTTGGCAGCACAGGGATAGGGCAGAGGAGGAGACTGGCCGGCTACCCAATGTAACTGATTGGCCTCAAGGGTTTGACTTTTCAGCCAGGGATGCTCCCTACCTTGGGCCACATAGAGGGTATTCCGTGGCAAATCTTTACCCACGACAAACCAAGGAGCGCCGTTGCTATTTTTACGGCCGCCAATGCCTAGCCCGCGTCGTTGTCCTAAGGTGTAGTACATAAGCCCGTCATGTTCCCCGATAAATTCCCCTTCGGGGGTGCGCATCTCACCGGGTTGGGCGGGGAGGTAACGGCTGAGAAACTCCTTAAAGCGGTGCTCACCAATAAAGCAGATCCCGGTGCTATCTTTTTTATTATGATTAGGAAGCCGCGCCTGAGCAGCAATCTGGCGGACTTGGGGCTTTTCCAACTCCCCTAGCGGAAACAAGGTGTGGGAGAGTTGTTTTTGTCCCAAAGTATACAGAAAATAGCTTTGATCCTTATTCTTATCCCGTCCTTTAAGAAGATGGTAACACCCTTCCTGTTGCTTAATGCGGGCGTAATGGCCCGTGGCAATCAGGGTGTTACCCAGTTCCAAGGCATAGTTAAGGAAGGTCTTGAACTTTATTTCTCGATTACAGAGGATATCCGGGTTGGGGGTACGTCCTAGGCGGTATTCATCGAGAAAATATCGAAATACCTGATCCCAATATTCCATTGCAAAGTTGGCCTCATGGAGGGATATGCCGAGTAAGGAGGTAACAGCACGGGCGTCTTCCCTATCTTGGATAATGGTGCATTCGGATTCGTCGGCGAAATCCACCCAATTTTTCATGAAAAGACCGCTTAGGGAATAGCCTTGCTGCTGGAGTTGCAGGGCAGCCACAGAGGAATCCACACCTCCAGATAAACCAACCACAACCTTGGGCCTACTCATAGAGGGTACCGCCATAGGGTTTTCGAATACCTCCTTTAGCGGGCTGCTGCGCCTCGGACTTCACAGTAAAGCCTTCCTTTACGGGGATAAACATGCGTTAAACCTCTTTCGAGTATCTACTTCTCTTCGACGCTGACGAACCGAGGGACCGGAAACTAGGGAGGCATTCCCGATATCGCTTGCCTTGCCACGAGCAGCCCGTTCAGCTTTCTGTCTAGTCAACCGTTTAGTCTCGATTGGCCGCCCGCTTGGCTTGCGGGTTTCCCAACCCTCTGACTTCAGTCAGGGGGGTTGACTTGAGAATGTAAATAAAAAAATGCCTTCCATCAAATGCAGCCAATGGGTGACCGCGAGGGAAGACTACCAGATGGCGTCGTTTCAGTTATCTCCTATATATAGCCATTGCCTGGCGCATTATATTAAATTCTTCTTCGAAGAAGAATCCTTCTTTACCCTCTGCTTCGTGAGGTTAAATGGATATGGAGAATTGATTCTCCATGGAGAGTCAGGAGGTAGATGGTAATGCAGCCTCCAATTTTGCTGGACCCATTTGTGGAGGGGGAGAAAGTGGTTGAGGTTAATCCAAGTAGGGTAGAAGGGTATAGCGGTTTCCATTTAGAGAAAACCTCCTTGAGCTGGGGCAGGGGTGACCGTAACGTCGACGTTTTTGCCGCCAACGTCTAGTTTCAGAAGCCTCCGCCCTTTATTCTTCCCTAGGGATTAAGTTGCTTATCCCGCTCGATCATCGCATAGGCGGAGTGGTTATGGATGGATTCAAAATTCTCAGACTCTACCATGTAGGCAGAAATTCGATCATCTTGGTTAAGGCGCGCGGCGATATCACGCACCATGTCTTCCACAAATTTGGGGTTATCGTAGGCGCGCTCGGTGACATATTTTTCATCTGGCCGCTTGAGCAGGCCATAGATCTCACAAGACGCTTCTTCCTCTACCCAATCAATGATATCTTCAATCCAGACGAAGCGTTCTACCTGCACGGTGATGGTCACATGGGAGCGCTGATTATGGGCTCCATAATCTGAAATTTGTTTGGAGCAAGGACAGAGGCTGGTGACGGGGACCACGACTTTGACGGTCATTTGAGGTTTATTTCCCTTAATCTCGCCGATAAAGGTGACCTGATAATCCATCAAACTCTGCACCTTTGAGATGGGGGCTTCCTTGGTTACAAAATAAGGAAAGTTCATCTCGATATGCCCAGACTCGGCTTGGAGACGGTGGGTCATTTCCTGCAACATTTCCTTAAAGGACTGCACGGTGATCTCATGCTCATGCTGGTTTAGAATTTCCACGAAGCGAGACATGTGCGTTCCCTTAAAATGGTGGGGTAAGTCCACATACATGTTGAAATTTGCCACGGTATGCTGTTCCCCCCCGCTGCGGTCCCTAACCCGTACGGGGTGGCGAATATCTTTAATTCCCACCTTATTAATCGCAATTTTCCGCTTGTCAGCCTTTGCTTGTACGTCTTCGATGGAACACTCTACTGCCGGGACGATTGGGTTCATTGTTGTTGGTCCTCTGTATAACGCACGCAGGCGCGCTCAGTCTCCCATAGAGTAATGGCGCTCACTCGTGCCCGCTCATTATTAAGCTTTTCGCTTAGGCCACGGTAAAAGAAAGCCGCCAAATTCTCAGCGGTAGGATTGATTTGGTCAAAGGGGGGAATATCATTTAGATAACGATGGTCGAGTTGAGCACATAAGTTTCGGGCATTTTCTTTGATCGCTTTAAAGTCCATGGCCATGCCCTGTTGATCCAAGACATGGGCCGTGACCTCTACTTCTAGTTTCCAGTTGTGTCCATGCATACGGCGACATTCCCCCGGATAGTCACGCAAGGTGTGGGCCGAGGCAAAATCGGTAAGGATTTTAAGAGTATAAATTGCTGCCATCGCTAATCCTGACCATTGTACTAGGATATTGGTATCCTGACAAAATAGAAGTGGTTAGTGGCGACGTTGGACCACGAAATCCGCTAGCCATTCTAAATGTTCCGTCGGTGCGTCCACCACCCGCAAGGCTTGGTGGGCCTCTTCCAGCAGACTTTGGGCTTTGGCTTTGGCCTGGGTTAAGCCAAGCAAGGAAGGATAAGTCGGTTTATCCCGGGCCCTATCTGAACCCTGGGGTTTGCCTAGGGTGACGGTATCACTTTCCACGTCAAGGACATCATCCTGGATCTGGAAAGCCAATCCAATACATTGGGCAAAACGGTCAAGATTCTCCAATGTATGGGGATTGATAGTGGGATGGCACCAGGCGCCAAGCAGGACACTGGCGCGAATCAGCGCCCCAGTTTTGAGCCGATGCATGGTTTCCAATTCAGAAAGCGTTAAATGTTGACCTACCGCTTCCAAGTCAATGGCCTGACCTCCCGCCATTCCACGGGAACCCGCTGCCTCCGCCAATAGCACCAGCATTTTAATTTGATTTTTGGCTGGAAGCGCAGACGTGGGAGTTGCCAGTATGCGAAAAGCCAGAGACTGAAGCGCATCTCCTACTAACAAGGCGGTAGCTTCGTCAAAGGCCTTATGGCAGGTGGGATGCCCCCGCCGCAAGTCGTCATTATCCATGCTGGGCAGGTCGTCGTGGACCAGGGAATAAGCGTGGATGAGTTCTACCGCGCTTGCTGGAGCATCGAGAACCGCTTCAGGGGCCCCAAGGGCCATGCCCGTACTGTAGACCAGCAACGGTCGAAGCCGTTTGCCTCCCCCCAAGACTGCATAACGCATCGCTTCATGCAGCCGTTTCGGTGGTTTATCCGCTGGCGGGAGGACCCGTTCTAGAGCCTGTTCAGTACGCGCCTGCAAAGCGCCGATCCAATCATCGGTGGATGACATGCTATTCCTCGCTGGGGAAGTCGCTTATTTGTTCTTTTCCCTGTTTTTGCTGCAATATCTGGATCTTCTGTTCAGCATTACGCAGCGCTTCTTGGCAATGATGAGAGAGCTTGACTCCCCGTTCATACAGTCGCAGGGACTCTTCCAGGTTGACATCGCCTTGTTCCATGCGTGAGACCAGTGCTTCTAGCTCGGCAAGGGCGGCTTCAAAGTCAAGTTTATTACGCTTTGTCATGACTTAGAAAGTATTTATGAGGCAAACTTTCCAATTTAACGTAGACTAGGTTAGGGGTCAACCAAGTGGTCAGCTTTATTTTATCCTGCTAGACCTGATTACGGGCAAAGGCTACGCTATATGCATTTTGGTGATTGAGACCGTCCTATGAGCAAGCTCATCAGGGGCTTATACAACCTGCAGCCCTCTCATCGAGGAGGGGTGGCCACCATCGGTAATTTTGATGGGATTCACTTGGGTCATCAGGCCGTACTTGGACAATTGGCCGCCAAAGCGGCAGAGCTTCAGCGACCATCACTGCTCATTACTTTCGAGCCGTCTCCTGATGAATTCTTTACACCAGCGCGCGCGCCAGCAAGGCTGACCCGCTTTCGGGAAAAAATCCAAGCCCTTCATTGTCAGCCGCTGGACTGGGTGCTGTGTCTTCGCTTTAACCATGCCCTAGCCCGCATGGAGGCCGGTGAATTTATTCGAATTGTGCTGGTGGAAAAGCTGGGACTCCGCTATTTGATTGTCGGCGAGGACTTTCGTTTTGGGCATGGCCGCCGCGGTGATTTGAGCCTGCTGCAAAGGGCGGGGGAGCATTATGGTTTTGAAGTTGCCACCATGCCTACCCTTTGCCTGGAGGGGGAACGGATTAGCAGCACCCGCATCCGTGAAGCTTTGGCCCGTGGCAATTTAGCCCAAGCAGAAAAATTCCTGGGACGCCCTTACCATATGAGTGGACGCATTATTGAGGGCGATAAACGGGGCCGAACATTGGGGTTTCCGACTGCTAATATTGCCTTGCATCGGCGCCGGACGCCCTTCACGGGAGTCTTCGCAGTAGCAATCCAGGGGCTGGCAGCAGCGCCATTGCTGGGGGTCGCCAATGTGGGAGTGCGGCCTACCATCGGTGGCCGCCGTGCCCTCTTAGAAGTCCATCTGCTGGATTTTGAGGGGGATATTTATGGTCGTTACGTTCAGGTGACTTTTCTGCGCCAATTGCGACCCGAACAGCGCTTTGAATCCCTTTCTGCCTTGCGCCAGCAAATCGAGAAGGATTGTGTGGCGGCGCGGGAGTTTTTTGCTGCACGCTAGCCGTTGAGCCTCTGAGTTATTGCAATTCCTGCGGGATTTCTTGCTGAATTACCGTGAAGGGGGAAGCTAGCTTGGATAATTCATGAGATCACCACAAAGGCACAAAGAGCACAAAGAAATCATGTGTCTTGGTGGTAAAAAATCCAGGCTAGGGGAGTTTGGCTTTTAGCCGCGAATGCACGCAAATATTTCTATGGTCTAGAAACAGGGCTTGTACCACAGATTCAATGCTATAACCTACTCAATACTTTCTTTTTATGAGCGTTTATTCGCGTGCATTCACGGCCAACTCAGCGCCCTTTAAGGGTCGATTTTGGAGTTTCGCCATGACTGATTTCAATTGTGTTCCTACAAAACTTCATCAATCTGGAGAATTCGCGGTTCCTCGCGGTCCTTGACGAAGGGGTGACCTTGGTCTCGGGGTCTTTATCGCTCCTTGCGCTTTCACTTCGCAACCTTGCTAGGGGGGCGCCTAACATCCATGTGAGGCTCCTGGATTTAATATCAGCTCACGAGATTACAGGGTTCGCCGTCGAGAAAACTCCGGATATTTTTAGTCACCTGCTGGAGAAGGTGCTGGCGTGCCTCGCGACTGCTCCAAGCCACATGAGGAGTCAG harbors:
- the queD gene encoding 6-carboxytetrahydropterin synthase QueD, translated to MAAIYTLKILTDFASAHTLRDYPGECRRMHGHNWKLEVEVTAHVLDQQGMAMDFKAIKENARNLCAQLDHRYLNDIPPFDQINPTAENLAAFFYRGLSEKLNNERARVSAITLWETERACVRYTEDQQQ
- a CDS encoding DUF4398 domain-containing protein yields the protein MSLPQISLKNLLVILVIAAGLWGLSGCASVPPPRKEMAEATLIVSEAQETEAPQYAPVELRTARNKLSAAESAMAEEDYKKARRLAEQALVDAQLAEAKSQAEIQRQQVEELRKSIEMLRRELIERR
- the folE2 gene encoding GTP cyclohydrolase FolE2, which gives rise to MNPIVPAVECSIEDVQAKADKRKIAINKVGIKDIRHPVRVRDRSGGEQHTVANFNMYVDLPHHFKGTHMSRFVEILNQHEHEITVQSFKEMLQEMTHRLQAESGHIEMNFPYFVTKEAPISKVQSLMDYQVTFIGEIKGNKPQMTVKVVVPVTSLCPCSKQISDYGAHNQRSHVTITVQVERFVWIEDIIDWVEEEASCEIYGLLKRPDEKYVTERAYDNPKFVEDMVRDIAARLNQDDRISAYMVESENFESIHNHSAYAMIERDKQLNP
- a CDS encoding OmpA family protein, with the translated sequence MIIPFSIGGSSRAGIFILGICLGFLVVACTPPTKPADLKRAEVAVEQVQTDPSITQYAPVKLDEAEEALQRARVAWEKDKSVEEVDHLAYLAQQRAAIAETAAAEKAAQAEIKDLAQGRQQMLVEVRELEAKQAREQAEMAEGEVRELKQRLEELKAKETKRGYVVTVGDILFEVGRAELTPGGMQNLFRLVTFLKEFPDREIVVEGHTDSTGSGVYNQELSQQRANAVRNFLINNGIAPERIVARGYGEDYPVAPNDTTAGRQQNRRVEIVILRAGEQADEYRRPG
- a CDS encoding type 1 glutamine amidotransferase domain-containing protein, encoding MSQRKSILMVVTSHDAIDRKHPTGLWFEEFSVPYTLFRNQGYAITVASPKGGDAPIDPRSLEEYEATVANEAARTALKGTRRLDSSLQTADFDALFFCGGHGTMFDLPDNADVQRWVAEFVRADKVLASVCHGPACLVGASLRDGTPVVKGRRVTSFTDQEERAVALDRHMPFLLESRLRELGAEFVPAANWQDNVVVDGNLITGQNPQSSASAARAVIWLLSA
- the ispA gene encoding (2E,6E)-farnesyl diphosphate synthase, yielding MSSTDDWIGALQARTEQALERVLPPADKPPKRLHEAMRYAVLGGGKRLRPLLVYSTGMALGAPEAVLDAPASAVELIHAYSLVHDDLPSMDNDDLRRGHPTCHKAFDEATALLVGDALQSLAFRILATPTSALPAKNQIKMLVLLAEAAGSRGMAGGQAIDLEAVGQHLTLSELETMHRLKTGALIRASVLLGAWCHPTINPHTLENLDRFAQCIGLAFQIQDDVLDVESDTVTLGKPQGSDRARDKPTYPSLLGLTQAKAKAQSLLEEAHQALRVVDAPTEHLEWLADFVVQRRH
- the mnmA gene encoding tRNA 2-thiouridine(34) synthase MnmA, producing the protein MSRPKVVVGLSGGVDSSVAALQLQQQGYSLSGLFMKNWVDFADESECTIIQDREDARAVTSLLGISLHEANFAMEYWDQVFRYFLDEYRLGRTPNPDILCNREIKFKTFLNYALELGNTLIATGHYARIKQQEGCYHLLKGRDKNKDQSYFLYTLGQKQLSHTLFPLGELEKPQVRQIAAQARLPNHNKKDSTGICFIGEHRFKEFLSRYLPAQPGEMRTPEGEFIGEHDGLMYYTLGQRRGLGIGGRKNSNGAPWFVVGKDLPRNTLYVAQGREHPWLKSQTLEANQLHWVAGQSPPLPYPCAAKTRYRQADQPCTLTEIINDRIKIVFDSPQYAVTPGQAVVFYQRNECLGGGTITTTDAPGIQL
- the hflD gene encoding high frequency lysogenization protein HflD, translated to MSNVWHNRTLALAGILQALHSVQQIARHGNAPTDAIATSLASVFKMNPKTAEDVYGNIEGLSMGLRLLGQQLDRKRYRTDPELLRYLINIMYLEQRLRKRPKILAQIAEQIKHIEQQMEDFSPTHPDVIARLADTYVNTISTLTPRIQIRGEETHLKQPENIERVRALLLAGIRSAVLWRQMGGNRLHLLFHSRQLLYETHMLLKRLPEAGAA
- a CDS encoding exodeoxyribonuclease VII small subunit encodes the protein MTKRNKLDFEAALAELEALVSRMEQGDVNLEESLRLYERGVKLSHHCQEALRNAEQKIQILQQKQGKEQISDFPSEE
- the ribF gene encoding bifunctional riboflavin kinase/FAD synthetase gives rise to the protein MSKLIRGLYNLQPSHRGGVATIGNFDGIHLGHQAVLGQLAAKAAELQRPSLLITFEPSPDEFFTPARAPARLTRFREKIQALHCQPLDWVLCLRFNHALARMEAGEFIRIVLVEKLGLRYLIVGEDFRFGHGRRGDLSLLQRAGEHYGFEVATMPTLCLEGERISSTRIREALARGNLAQAEKFLGRPYHMSGRIIEGDKRGRTLGFPTANIALHRRRTPFTGVFAVAIQGLAAAPLLGVANVGVRPTIGGRRALLEVHLLDFEGDIYGRYVQVTFLRQLRPEQRFESLSALRQQIEKDCVAAREFFAAR